GTAGCAAATTGTGATTTTTAGCACATAACTGTCATAGTTCCTTGCATACTTCGTAAGGTaacgctatttgtaatagcgtCAGGGCACTAAAATGacatatttgttaataattatttatttctatttgcatTTTGTCTAGACAGTTACTGAGGAtgatatttagtaatttaaattttcactctataaatttgtcatttatttaCCTTTAGCATACACATTGCATGTATTATCTAGATAATATCTGTTTTccttatattaaattattgtagaCAATTTTCTGTGAGAAAATCATATTACACATTGCCAAAGATAAGAGCATCATATTACCAGTGGACGACTGATGActagtatatatatacatacatatatatctctATTGTGTATTATCCTTGGTTAAAACTTCGACTATGTTATACCTCATACATTATACTATAAACATAGCATACAAACATTCCAGTTACTGTTATTGTGAAATGTATAAGTTACAGCAAATTTTGTATATATGagaatatataatgtaaaaattatcgGTGGTTCTTATACGTATATAAACGATACCTTCTTTAAAACTGCTAATGCTCAATATATAtagctatttatataattcatttataataataataataataataataataataattcaaaagcACCATTTTTCTTTAACTTCTAATCTTTCCCTTTCAATGATGACATTGCAAAATAATTGTACActgttattaaattgaattaattttactaattatatatatatatatataaattctatagaatatatattattctatttttcattaaatattgtttgGATGACTTCATAGTTTATCAGAAACAATTTGTATgcacattattttcaataaagaattttcctttaaataataCAATCTGTTTAAGAAAAtgctgtaaatatataaattttatagatacaaCATTAACATaaactaataagaaaatatcaTATCCATTGCTTCGTCATCAGATTCTTCCTCATCAGTAGATGGCACGTCTGGCATAATTTGTGATATATTATTTCGACGTTTGTATTCTGAGAAACTTTCCCCTTCTGCAGCAAAATATGCTTTTATTAGATTGCATGACCCTTCTGATTGCCATTGTCATTTAATTGccaagtaatatatttttgtgtacTCTTCAACAATTACCTATTCTTACAGGAAACCGAGACCAATCATTTTTATACAAGTGATCTGCATCTCTTACAATTAAAggattcttctctttttcaatGTGTAGCCTTAACCACTCTGTCCctatcgaataataataataaaagttgcaTAAACATGAAGTActaaaaagaaagtaaataaaaccgTATTACAAGGATGTTACATTTGTGTCCCTTTACTAGTGTAATTTTTATCTCTCTTCCTAGGTTTCTATGCGTCGTTTTTTCCGCTACTACTGCTCCAAATGTGTATAAAGCAACATAATAATCTTTTTCATTTACGGTAGTGCTAAAAACAATAGTTTTTATTGCACATCGTAAATATAATCAACATACAATTTTAACGTGTAACTacctaaataataaatgatcacATTCGACGTGTAAGAAATACTTATCGACATCTTGTAATAATATCCGTACAATAACCGTATTATCCGTTTGATACCACAATATTTTTGGAGTACACAATTTACTAACGAGTGTTGggtaattcataattttatgaaaaaatcaaGTCAtcatattaaaagtaataaaacagttaCTTCATTTAACGTTTACCAAGTTTGTTAAtcaaataaacagtttcacaaTAAAAGTAGTGGATGttgaattataaaatgatatttaaagctactataattaattatagaaaatattataacgcttaatattttatagtcATGTTTATTATCCGCTGAAAATTATACCATAGACGAGGTATAAGATAGAACCCCTTACCATTTTCGTGTCACATCCTGTCATATCAACTTAGGCTGGTTTTGCAGTCAGCACTATAAGTGATAGAAATTAAAATCAACTACTGAATTATATAAGACTGCACCATGAAAAGTGTGTGCTTGGGAAGTCAATTTTTACAGTGTCACCGGCTCTAAAAATTACATTGTGTCGAGTTTGAAGAGTTAGGTTTGTAAGAAATTCGTTGCCTCTCAACACTTTACCGACCGGTAGCCAATTAATCGGCTACCATTTACCGTTACcggtcggtaaagtgttaaggtcgttaaaattcaaatactaAATCGTAACCAAGATCAAAATATGagtcattaattattccattaaataattacGTATACATATACTTACTTGTTcactcatttataaataaacattacttgattTTACGTTCATATATacacaaatatttaatgaaaaaaatatgaagcAATCTTCGTCTGTTTGGTTCGTTTTATCCAATTACTGAatttttttgtagaaaattcttttacaGCCGTATCGAATAGATTATTTCGAAATGTGTACACACTTTTTTTTACTCGATCAAATGcgaaaattctgaaatttatatatttttatcttccgTTACTTGTTCGAgacaaataaaaagtaatagaatCTAAATTCCCATGGTTAGTGTATATAGTGTAACTTAAAgatcaatattttttagatacatatttaaacgaaaccagaaagagatatttaatttccaaaatatttcgTGCTTTTGATTGGTGGAATTTTTCGATGCTATTCTCTTATGTTTTGGATACTTCGATTCCTTTAATTgtgatataattttttatgtgtAAAACGACTATGAGTTCATTACTTTGCAAGAAATGAAGGATATTTTCAGTAAAGTACTTTTTACAATTTAACATTCCCTAGAATGTATTCAAATGGAAAGCGTCTTAAGCAGGATTTGAAGACCAATGAAGACTCATTCTAAAGCGTTAGTTGATAAGCCGGGCGTGATCACTGTGAAACGTCAAGCACGTAGTCAAAATGTCAAGAAACGATGGCAAAAAAGATACGTCGGCGTCAGCATTTCGAAAAATTGATGTAGATCAGTACAGTGATAATAACTTCAAAGAAGAAGATGCGGACGGAGGATTAGGAGGATTGACTGGTCCGGACGAGAACGAAATTTTGACACTTCTTAGCCAATATCCTTTTAATGTTTCCTTATATTGACTTATAATTACCTTATAACAGGTTTATCTGTGCatcattatattttctttaatatttattcaaggGTAAGAATGCTGAAGCTTTGATTTCTGTATTAAAGTGTGCTCCACTTGGATGTAAAAATCAACAAGTAAAGGTAACCTCACTGTCACACATTTTTAGTGTTACTTTACTCGTTAACttatagaaatattcgattagcCGTTAATAGTTTGCTTTTCATAGTAGTTTTCAATGTTActtgatattttaaaacaattaaaaattttatattcttgatGTAATCGTTTTACTGTTATAAGCTCATTCTGCTGTTGAACAGAGACATTCTACAAAACTAATCGTGTTgtataaaagattttttaaacattacagGATAATGCAAGGAATTTAACTTTAAAAGTTCTCTTAAGTATAAAGTCTCATCAAATGGAAGACTGTCTAGCACAATTAGATCGAGACTTAGTggatgttttaatgaaatatatatatcggGGATTTGAGATTCCCACGGAAGGTAGCAGTAGTCATTTATTGATCTGGCATGAAAAGGTATACAATGTCAGCGGCATTGGCAGTATTGTACGAGCATTTTCAGATAGCAAACGTGCTTGAAGATTTGTACATTTTCCAGTAATGTTCATTACAATAATTACCATTAACCCTTACTGTTACTCATTGTCATTGTTAATACAATGAGGATGTAGATAGCCAAGccattcaattttccaaatggGAAATATACAACACATTTGTGTACATTTGTTAtcaataaagtaatttttatttcttatacattTGGAGAAATGTCTTTCTTATTCCAAACTTTCCAATACTATTCTTTTCAGGAATAAATTGCCTTCTCCCTCTCGATTATATTTAAACGGAAATTTTGATTTCATGTGTGAAATAATAACATAACACATTGTGGACaacatttatatcttttattagATCTTTTCTCATGTGTTTATGACTTCATTTGTTAATAATGACGttataacaatttaatacatataaaataatgatgTTATATACTTtacattaaatgatatttaaattctattatcaaatatgtaacaaaatcgataaaattataatattacactcTATAATAGTTACAAATAACCTCGTTATCGTGAATGTATTATATTCCAtaactttgaacattcattaCTCACATTTGTCTTTTACCGTGAGCATTATCATATTTGTTTGATGGATCAAGTACAGTGCACTCACAAATACTGCATTAGCtctgtaaaaattataaactttaatttagaaatattgcatttataattACTGTAAACTTAAAGTTATAAGAAACACTTACTGTCCTTCTTTAAAATACTCTTTCAAAGTGTTACTAAATCTTTTACTATATTTAACAAATTCCCTTTTCCTCTGATCCAATGCCTGTTTTCCTGCAGAACCACGTATGAATGCATTGACTTCATTCACTGCATCTAAAAGTTTCTTTATTGCACTAgcaatttctctgaaaatgtacaaaaatatgtTGCATTAAATCAATACTCAAGAAACTTTGAACACAAATGAAATGCATAAATATCAATGCATACTTGATCGTTTCAAGGAAAGTTTTGCGATCTGTTATTTCATCAGGAATTCGACTAAGTATTCTTTTTAATGAGGTTGATTTACGATTTAACTCTTGGAAAGCATCTTCAGATCTAGCTGATCTATATTCCACAACTAGAATTATGACATATGGAaatttgtgtttgttaaatgGTTATTATACAATATCAATACTTTGGTCGATATTATTATACCATCATAATCAGAAGCTGCTCCTTGTAATCTCAGAACACTTTCATTCATATCAAGATTAAGTTCAGCACGTCGTATTATACCAAGAATGAAGTCATGTGTAATTCCTGGATAAGAATTTTCAGCTTTCAATAGAGCTGTGCGTAATGTCTGAGCAGCCAATACATTTTGTCTTTCTAGCTACaatcaaacaaataaatgtgtaaCAATGGTTTGCTGTTTTTCCATGCATTTATTTTCTTGACGGTCATATGGTTTATATGGTAAAAAAATATCATACAGGTTAAATATACCTTCATTAATATTGGTCTTAAGATTACAGGAAGAACCAGTGATGCAACTGGAGTCTCATCACCCATTGTCATCGTTTACAACGTGTATTTGGAAGAACAGTTGAAACGTAATTAATTTATGAGCGATGTAAATGTAAAATGCGACTAGTCCAACTGTGAAACAGTAAACGCAGACATCggttaaattgtttatattaaaagttatcAATCACAATCATAATATTGATATGACAGCTGTCACAGTCCAATATCTCCTCGAAAAATGAGGTAAACAGGTTGTGCAACTTGATTTTCGAGTAATCCTTCATgctcaatttttctaaattgcGCACCTCTCGAAtgatttttatcgttttatctgTAGaacatattcaaaataataattaatttgagaatgttttaaataaaactattttaattattccaaataatttctccttttattgtaattttgagAATAATTGTTACAGTTATTTCTAGGTAACTCTATTAGCGAATAAACGTGCACCTACTAGATCCAAGCATTCCAGATTACGATCAATGAAATACCGCCTTGACATAGTATAGCTCGAAGAATTTGTATGAAAGTGCGTCAACAGAGAACCTAACCTCTcatcttaatatttaaatgtaaataagtaATGCAAttgagtaattattattatcaagttATATACatcgtgtaatatttattaacattagcaatgATGTTGGAACGCAAAGATTTGGAAGGAAACTTATATGTTTTCGTAAGTATATTAACTTCAGTTAACCTCAATGTATTTTGAATgagtttttctttaatattaatgtcTTTACATAGAATGAAGAAGATTTACCATACGAGGAAGAAATTTTGAGAAATCCTTATTCTGTTAAACATTGGCAGCGTTATATAGACCatttaaaaagtacaaaaaGTAGTAATTTAAACATTGTATATGAAAGAGCATTGAAAGAGCTTCCTGGAAGGTAAGACCcttatacataatttttcattaagtgGACTGTTGAGTAATACACAAATTTTTTGTTAGTTACAAATTATGGTACAATTACCTGCGTCAACGTGTAAGTCAGTTAAAAGGAAGATGTATAACAGATCCTCTTTACGAAGATGTGAATAATGCGTTCGAGAGAGCATTAGTTTTCATGCATAAGATGCCTAGGATTTGGATGGATTATTGTACATTAATGACAGATCAATGTTATATTACTCGTACTCGACAAGTATTTGATAGAGCACTTAGAGCTCTTCCCATCACACAACATCATCGCATATGGCCattgtatattgaatttctaaaaAAGCACAATGTTTATGAGACTGCAGTAAGGGTTTTTAGGAGATATTTAAAGGTATATACATGTTAAATTAGTGAAACTTAATATCTTATTCATTTATACTTAGTTAACACATATGTTACGTTTAGCTAGCTCCAGAAGATACAGAAGAATATATAGAGTATCTGATATCTATTGAAAGACTTGATGAAGCAGCTGTGAAACTTGCACAAATTGTTAATCAAGATGATTTTGTCTCAAAGCATGGGAAATCTAATCATCAATTATGGAATGAATTATGTGATTTAATATC
This portion of the Nomia melanderi isolate GNS246 chromosome 11, iyNomMela1, whole genome shotgun sequence genome encodes:
- the Ccm3 gene encoding programmed cell death protein 10 Ccm3; the protein is MTMGDETPVASLVLPVILRPILMKLERQNVLAAQTLRTALLKAENSYPGITHDFILGIIRRAELNLDMNESVLRLQGAASDYDVVEYRSARSEDAFQELNRKSTSLKRILSRIPDEITDRKTFLETIKEIASAIKKLLDAVNEVNAFIRGSAGKQALDQRKREFVKYSKRFSNTLKEYFKEGQANAVFVSALYLIHQTNMIMLTVKDKCE
- the LOC116433876 gene encoding putative ATP-dependent RNA helicase TDRD12 isoform X2; amino-acid sequence: MNYPTLVSKLCTPKILWYQTDNTVIVRILLQDVDKYFLHVECDHLLFSTTVNEKDYYVALYTFGAVVAEKTTHRNLGREIKITLVKGHKWTEWLRLHIEKEKNPLIVRDADHLYKNDWSRFPVRIEGESFSEYKRRNNISQIMPDVPSTDEEESDDEAMDMIFSY
- the LOC116433876 gene encoding putative ATP-dependent RNA helicase TDRD12 isoform X1, whose protein sequence is MNYPTLVSKLCTPKILWYQTDNTVIVRILLQDVDKYFLHVECDHLLFSTTVNEKDYYVALYTFGAVVAEKTTHRNLGREIKITLVKGHKWTEWLRLHIEKEKNPLIVRDADHLYKNDWSRFPVRIAYFAAEGESFSEYKRRNNISQIMPDVPSTDEEESDDEAMDMIFSY
- the Arpc5 gene encoding actin-related protein 2/3 complex, subunit 5 encodes the protein MSRNDGKKDTSASAFRKIDVDQYSDNNFKEEDADGGLGGLTGPDENEILTLLSQGKNAEALISVLKCAPLGCKNQQVKDNARNLTLKVLLSIKSHQMEDCLAQLDRDLVDVLMKYIYRGFEIPTEGSSSHLLIWHEKVYNVSGIGSIVRAFSDSKRA